The Podospora pseudopauciseta strain CBS 411.78 chromosome 2 map unlocalized CBS411.78m_2, whole genome shotgun sequence genome has a window encoding:
- a CDS encoding uncharacterized protein (COG:S; EggNog:ENOG503P3T4), translating to MSIHASPLEDSQDSVAQIRPPPPKADNWRDAVYFSTIIRHSSKIYEFFGISRSSISSSLTPPTTVFMSAALTHQDTPQNGTGTTTSTTMSGLLPIQTGSTPTTQSWQSPKSDTGSYPSSNGPVEIARGQPPETQRQETESPVLPKVRRHGVYGMDRFKSGFKDELDEPGRAQAGGIFPTRTISRTPTATSSRHASITRQRYTSDATQTLMDVEKTERVRAESLRRPSLHRRWVSLLQSASPLWFATPASLALLAMIMRLLPRISIDFRGLRTISDVFFMGDLILFSIATPLFLLRVGFYPRRNLSLPIIERDSLQFAFLPLWATSFLGLVMFAGFVVAEGRVHPARGWGIAVYVCWWIGMVWAVATGFAILTVLMSSSSVKSKTAHGRFAPLLAVLGGVTGVATGALIGAALCLPGVGVRPEQHRIFDDRLAEPVIFFSICAVGAVLVLTMIVYSVLMHELLLVTGWPPPELTTAIFFFIGPLGQAGAALLFLGDAAGKVVFPPPANYGSDLGGVVPTATDSGVSGDDGVAPAEGIAIQHKLSPSLATLPLNMIGLIFALLLAGMAITWLVLAFINLLHRMSRRELYWNSSWNGLVFNIATISITSLWLSLSLESPFFRIATCIFLILSLLTLLGNLVFLVWLAIKRGYCVR from the exons ATGTCAATACACGCAAGTCCACTCGAAGACAGCCAGGACAGCGTTGCCCAGATACGaccgccaccacccaagGCCGACAACTGGCGAGACGCAGTCTATTTCTCGACTATAATTCGGCACAGTTCCAAAATCTACGAGTTCTTTGGGATCTCGAGATCCTCAATATCATCGTCCCTAACTCCACCGACCACTGTTTTCATGTCGGCTGCCCTCACACATCAGGACACCCCACAAAATGGAACTGGCACCACAACGAGCACAACCATGAGCGGccttctccccatccagACCGGAAGCACCCCCACGACGCAAAGTTGGCAGAGCCCCAAAAGTGATACGGGAAGCTATCCTAGCTCAAATGGGCCTGTTGAGATCGCTAGAGGGCAACCGCCAGAAACCCAACGCCAGGAAACTGAGAGTCCAGTGCTTCCAAAGGTTAGGCGCCATGGCGTGTACGGGATGGACAGGTTCAAAAGTGGCTTCAAAGACGAACTAGATGAGCCCGGGCGAGCACAGGCTGGTGGCATTTTCCCGACTCGCACGATATCACGCACCCCGACAGCGACAAGCAGTAGACACGCTAGCATCACTCGACAGCGGTACACGTCTGATGCGACGCAGACGCTGATGGATGTGGAAAAGACGGAAAGGGTGAGGGCAGAGTCtttgaggaggccgagccttCATCGTCGGTGGGTGAGCCTTTTGCAGAGCGCTTCCCCTCTGTG GTTCGCCACGCCAGCCTCCCTCGCGCTGCTGGCGATGATTATGCGCCTTCTTCCCAGGATATCGATCGACTTTCGAGGCCTCAGGACGATATCCGACGTTTTCTTCATGGGGGATTTGATCTTGTTTTCGATAGCCACTCCCTTGTTCCTCCTTCGAGTAGGGTTCTATCCCCGGCGCAATCTGTCGCTCCCGATCATTGAGCGCGATTCCCTTCAGTTTGCCTTTCTTCCGCTCTGGGCGACTTCGTTCCTGGGTCTGGTCATGTTTGCGGGGTTTGTTGTCGCCGAGGGGAGAGTCCACCCGGCACGGGGGTGGGGCATAGCGGTGTATGTTTGCTGGTGGATAGGAATGGTGTGGGCTGTGGCGACTGGCTTTGCCATCCTCACGGTTCTCATGTCGAGCAGCAGCGTCAAATCCAAGACGGCGCACGGCAGGTTTGCGCCTCTGCTGGCCGTGTTGGGGGGTGTCACTGGCGTTGCGACTGGTGCGCTGATTGGGGCGGCGCTTTGTCTCCCTGGAGTCGGGGTGAGGCCGGAACAACACAGGATATTTGACGACAGGCTGGCTGAGCCggttattttcttttcgatTTGCGCCGTGGGGGCCGTGTTGGTTTTGACGATGATTGTCTACTCGGTTTTGATGCatgagctgctgctggtgacCGGTTGGCCACCACCGGAGCTGACGACGGCCATATTCTTCTTCATAGGCCCCCTCGGCCAAGCAGGAGCTGCGTTGCTCTTCCTTGGGGACGCTGCTGGCAAGGTTGTTTTTCCGCCGCCAGCAAACTATGGCTCTGATTTAGGAGGCGTTGTTCCCACGGCAACGGATTCAGGGGTTAGTGGAGACGATGGCGTGGCGCCAGCAGAGGGCATAGCGATACAGCACAAACTGAGCCCGTCCCTGGCAACTTTGCCCTTGAACATGATAGGGTTGATATTCGCCTTGCTTCTGGCAGGAATGGCCATCACTTGGCTGGTACTTGCGTTTATCAACCTGCTTCACCGCATGTCCAGGCGCGAACTGTACTGGAATTCGAGCTGGAACGGCCTCGTTTTTAACATTgccaccatctccatcactTCGCTCTGGCTAAGCTTGTCGTTGGAGTCCCCATTCTTTCGCATTGCGACTTGTATTTTTCTGATACTCTCGCTGTTAACTCTACTGGGTAATCTGGTGTTTCTCGTGTGGTTGGCTATCAAGCGCGGGTATTGTGTTAGGTGA
- a CDS encoding uncharacterized protein (EggNog:ENOG503P387) — MKLAVAGSTGFVGAEVIRQALSDPQITSLVALGRRPATTPQNLGPTADVNKLKSVIIDDFGADYPDSVKAELSNADACIWTIAITPAKSRSYPWEQTVKVCRDYAIKGIETISQLPRDNANGKPFRFVYISGYNCERDQTKKPMWPLRDYLLMRGEAESRILEFAQKSHGAVEVLIAKPGLIMGYGSIVPVVQRVLMTAVGIPKIAVQEIAAGLLDQVENGFERDTLMSEDLSRIAAKKRGKK; from the exons ATGAAACTCGCCGTCGCCGGATCAACAGGTTTCGTGGGGGCTGAGGTTATCCGTCAAGCCCTTTCCGATCCACAAATCACATCTCTTGTCGCGCTCGGCCGGCGCCCAGCTACCACTCCCCAGAACCTCGGACCAACTGCCGACGTCAACAAGCTCAAATCGGTCATCATCGATGACTTTGGTGCGGATTACCCGGACAGTGTCAAAGCAGAGCTCTCCAATGCCGATGCGTGTATTTG GACGATCGCCATCACGCCGGCGAAATCCAGGTCGTACCCCTGGGAGCAAACCGTCAAGGTATGTCGCGACTACGCCATCAAGGGCATCGAGACAATCAGTCAACTGCCGCGCGACAATGCAAACGGCAAGCCCTTTCGGTTCGTGTACATTAGTGGGTACAACTGTGAGCGAGACCAGACAAAGAAGCCCATGTGGCCTCTGCGAGATTACCTGCTGATGCGT GGGGAGGCCGAGTCGCGCATTCTGGAGTTTGCACAGAAGTCTCATGGTGCCGTGGAAGTCCTTATTGCAAAGCCGGGCCTGATCATGGGGTATGGCAGCATTGTACCTGTCGTCCAGCGAGTTTTGATGACGGCGGTTGGGATACCCAAGATTGCTGTTCAAGAGATAGCAGCTGGGTTGTTGGATCAAGTTGAGAATGGGTTTGAACGAGACACGTTGATGAGCGAAGATTTGTCGAGAATTGCCgcgaagaagaggggaaagAAGTGA